In one Lujinxingia vulgaris genomic region, the following are encoded:
- a CDS encoding peptidyl-prolyl cis-trans isomerase, with amino-acid sequence MRASSTRRRHPFRPGLPLPSLALALALVLAACDSSEESAPENTSAAQEASADNSAEHPADPPAPTSEVIRGEGVSLTLGEVEKAVDRLRIFAPRGEDGSFAAPDERWFRTPQAQSSLVNNLLHFKVMRLAAEEWELSITPEDRIKLVREQEQLAPFLPLFEESDESATLRKHLNEAGLSEDDVRHLVDDMVYAEKVHQQLVERFDDEALWAIYEAANDTATLVVVRGTNTPTSREIDEAVVAMADEIEAYYRDNPQRYMRPETARLTVLRPKGGDKPEAVREAARRLEAGEDAEAIAAGLGLELRPEAFLIKPENPAIFEEDAKDIGFEMSGPRGQYAYKVLERIPPQPLELTRPLKREIASHLLRSRGVVDSARRRLEPALGIMEKFPVGEALSDAQIETMVTELENAGFEAVRSEPFSLQGRGLVPGIGLVEDVVQATASLTLNNPTVNAPVQSRDDVYVFRMVDRSRAERDAFEAEREAFRETFMARNAQRFNQEFVQKTRDERNITVNLEPVRQRYPLMSKEEQSAFVAEQNAAPQPAPAPEASAQPSPTSER; translated from the coding sequence ATGCGCGCAAGCTCGACGCGACGACGACATCCCTTCCGCCCCGGCCTCCCCCTGCCCTCGCTGGCTTTAGCGCTGGCCCTGGTGCTGGCCGCCTGCGACAGCTCCGAGGAGAGCGCCCCGGAGAACACCTCCGCCGCGCAGGAGGCTTCGGCTGATAACTCAGCCGAACACCCCGCCGATCCCCCCGCCCCCACCTCCGAGGTCATCCGTGGCGAAGGCGTCTCGCTGACCCTGGGTGAGGTGGAAAAAGCTGTGGATCGCCTGCGCATCTTCGCCCCCCGCGGCGAAGACGGCTCCTTTGCCGCGCCCGACGAGCGCTGGTTTCGCACCCCGCAGGCCCAGTCCAGCCTGGTCAACAACCTGCTGCACTTTAAGGTGATGCGCCTGGCTGCCGAGGAGTGGGAGCTGAGCATCACCCCCGAAGATCGCATCAAACTTGTGCGCGAGCAGGAGCAGCTCGCGCCATTTTTGCCCCTCTTCGAAGAGAGCGACGAGAGCGCCACGCTGCGCAAACACCTCAATGAGGCCGGCTTAAGCGAAGACGACGTCCGCCACCTGGTCGACGACATGGTCTACGCCGAAAAGGTCCATCAGCAGCTGGTCGAGCGTTTTGACGATGAGGCCCTCTGGGCCATCTACGAGGCCGCCAACGACACCGCCACGCTGGTCGTCGTGCGCGGCACCAACACCCCCACCAGCCGCGAGATCGATGAGGCCGTGGTGGCGATGGCCGACGAGATCGAGGCCTACTACCGCGACAACCCCCAGCGCTACATGCGCCCGGAGACCGCGCGCCTGACCGTGCTCCGCCCCAAAGGCGGCGATAAGCCCGAGGCGGTGCGCGAGGCTGCCCGACGCCTGGAAGCCGGCGAAGACGCCGAGGCCATCGCCGCCGGCCTGGGCCTGGAGCTGCGCCCGGAAGCCTTCCTGATCAAACCCGAGAACCCGGCGATCTTTGAAGAAGACGCAAAAGACATCGGCTTTGAGATGAGCGGCCCCCGCGGCCAGTACGCCTACAAAGTGCTCGAGCGCATACCCCCACAACCCCTCGAGTTGACTCGCCCCCTCAAGCGCGAAATCGCCTCCCACCTGCTGCGCAGCCGCGGGGTGGTCGACTCGGCGCGCCGACGCCTGGAGCCCGCCCTGGGCATCATGGAAAAATTTCCGGTTGGCGAGGCGCTGAGCGACGCCCAGATCGAGACGATGGTCACCGAGCTTGAAAACGCCGGCTTTGAAGCGGTGCGCTCCGAGCCCTTCTCGCTTCAGGGCCGCGGCCTTGTGCCGGGCATCGGGCTTGTCGAAGACGTCGTTCAGGCCACCGCCTCACTGACGCTTAACAACCCCACGGTCAACGCCCCGGTGCAGTCGCGCGACGACGTCTACGTCTTCCGCATGGTCGACCGCAGCCGCGCCGAGCGCGACGCGTTCGAGGCCGAGCGCGAAGCCTTCCGCGAGACCTTTATGGCCCGAAACGCGCAGCGCTTTAACCAGGAGTTCGTCCAGAAAACCCGCGACGAGCGCAACATCACCGTCAACCTGGAGCCGGTGCGCCAGCGCTACCCCCTGATGAGCAAAGAAGAACAGAGCGCGTTTGTGGCCGAGCAAAACGCCGCGCCTCAACCAGCGCCGGCTCCCGAAGCCAGCGCTCAGCCCTCCCCCACCTCCGAGAGGTAA